The following are encoded in a window of Staphylococcus piscifermentans genomic DNA:
- a CDS encoding heavy metal translocating P-type ATPase → MSQKHDSMHMHEHHNMHHQNHMGHHHHGDFKKKFLISLIFAIPIVILSPMMGLHLPFQFTFKGSDWLVLIFATILFFYGGQPFLSGAKDELKEKKPGMMTLIALGITVAYVYSLYAFYLNHFSNASSHAMDFFWELATLIIIMLLGHWIEMNAVGNAGNALEKMAELLPNKAVKMDKDGNHETIQTSDIKDGDIIEVKSGDSIPADGIIIKGSTDVDESLVTGESKKVPKHIDDKVIGGAINGSGTIQVKVSAVGGEGYLSQVMEMVNQAQDDKSRAELLSDKVAGYLFYFAVSAGLIAFIVWILITHNIDFALERLVTVLVIACPHALGLAIPLVTARSTSIGAHNGLIIKNREAVEIAQHLNYVMMDKTGTLTKGVFTVNHYESLASHLTDDEVLQLFASLESASNHPLATGIVEYAKSKEIKIENPEDVQTISGVGLEGKVNGHSIKIVNESYLKKHQIKYDKSLFTRWAEKGNSISYLIEHDSVIGFIAQGDQIKESSKQMVSDLIEQNITPVMLTGDNQEAAKSVAKELGIKNIHSELLPEDKEKIIQNYQKDGSKVMMVGDGVNDAPSLVRADIGAAIGAGTDVAIDSADIIIVKSNPIDIIHFLTLSKNTMRKMVQNLWWGAGYNIIAVPLAAGVLAFAGLILSPAVGAVLMSLSTIIVAINAFTLKLE, encoded by the coding sequence ATGTCACAGAAACATGACTCTATGCACATGCATGAACACCATAATATGCATCATCAAAATCATATGGGGCACCATCATCATGGCGATTTTAAAAAGAAATTTCTTATCTCTTTAATATTTGCAATTCCCATTGTTATTTTATCTCCAATGATGGGCTTACATTTACCGTTCCAGTTCACATTTAAAGGTTCTGATTGGCTTGTATTAATATTTGCTACCATTCTGTTCTTTTATGGAGGTCAGCCTTTCTTATCAGGAGCTAAAGATGAATTGAAAGAGAAAAAGCCAGGTATGATGACACTTATTGCTTTAGGTATAACTGTTGCATATGTCTATAGTCTATATGCATTCTATCTTAATCATTTTAGTAATGCTTCCTCTCATGCTATGGACTTTTTCTGGGAGTTAGCAACTTTAATTATTATCATGCTATTAGGTCATTGGATTGAGATGAATGCTGTAGGCAATGCAGGCAACGCGTTAGAGAAAATGGCAGAGCTGTTACCAAATAAAGCGGTTAAAATGGATAAAGATGGCAACCATGAAACAATCCAAACTTCTGATATAAAAGATGGGGATATCATTGAAGTCAAATCAGGGGACAGCATACCCGCAGACGGTATTATTATCAAAGGAAGTACTGATGTAGATGAATCATTGGTAACTGGCGAATCCAAGAAGGTTCCGAAACATATCGATGACAAGGTTATTGGCGGTGCGATTAATGGCTCAGGCACTATTCAAGTAAAAGTTTCTGCTGTAGGAGGAGAAGGCTATTTATCACAAGTAATGGAAATGGTTAATCAAGCGCAAGATGATAAGTCTCGAGCAGAGCTTCTATCTGATAAAGTTGCAGGTTACCTCTTTTATTTTGCAGTAAGTGCAGGTCTTATTGCATTTATCGTATGGATACTGATTACCCATAATATTGATTTCGCACTTGAGAGATTGGTAACGGTATTGGTAATAGCATGTCCGCATGCATTAGGCTTAGCTATACCGTTAGTTACGGCACGTTCCACTTCAATTGGCGCGCATAATGGGTTAATTATTAAAAATAGAGAGGCTGTAGAGATTGCGCAGCATTTAAACTATGTCATGATGGATAAAACAGGTACTTTAACTAAAGGTGTGTTTACAGTTAATCACTATGAAAGTTTAGCTAGTCATTTAACAGATGACGAAGTATTGCAATTGTTTGCATCATTAGAAAGTGCCTCTAATCATCCATTAGCAACTGGTATTGTTGAATATGCCAAATCTAAAGAAATTAAAATTGAAAATCCAGAAGATGTTCAGACAATTTCAGGTGTTGGATTGGAAGGAAAAGTGAATGGACACAGTATTAAGATTGTTAATGAATCATACTTGAAAAAACATCAAATTAAATATGATAAATCATTATTTACACGTTGGGCAGAAAAAGGCAACTCAATCAGCTACTTGATAGAACACGATTCAGTTATTGGTTTCATTGCTCAAGGCGATCAAATCAAAGAAAGTTCTAAACAAATGGTTTCGGATCTGATAGAACAAAATATTACTCCCGTAATGTTGACGGGGGACAATCAAGAAGCGGCTAAGAGTGTTGCAAAAGAACTAGGGATAAAAAATATTCACTCTGAATTATTACCAGAAGATAAAGAGAAAATTATACAAAATTATCAAAAAGACGGCAGTAAAGTTATGATGGTAGGAGACGGTGTTAATGATGCGCCAAGTTTAGTTAGAGCAGATATTGGTGCAGCGATTGGTGCAGGTACGGATGTTGCAATAGATTCTGCTGACATCATTATTGTTAAAAGTAATCCTATTGATATTATTCATTTCCTTACACTATCTAAAAATACAATGCGTAAAATGGTCCAAAACCTTTGGTGGGGTGCTGGATATAATATTATTGCAGTACCTCTAGCAGCGGGTGTATTAGCATTTGCAGGTTTGATACTATCACCGGCAGTAGGAGCTGTGTTAATGTCACTCAGTACTATTATTGTAGCAATCAATGCGTTTACACTAAAATTAGAATGA
- the dltD gene encoding D-alanyl-lipoteichoic acid biosynthesis protein DltD — MKQKLKPFLPIIISGAIFIIFVLLPSSWFTGLVNDKTLVDNRMSLTDQVLKGTLIQDELFHHNKQFYPIYGSSELEKDDPFNPAIALNKHNSPRQAFLLGTGGNTDLVNGVELASQYDDLKGKKIAFIISPQWFTNHGLTNLNFDARMSQNQINQMFNQKNMSDELKQRYAKRLLQFKNVHNKDFLRDVAKNHGKTDGNYISSFKENQLTKIEAIKSLMNFKKVPLEHVKPVTSKDASWSEMRDVAVQYGEAHSQSNKYHIRDKYWKLIKAHKRRMNRDYEFNINSPEFADLKLLVQTMHEAGADVEYISIPVNGKWYDHIGVDKDKRQPVYDKIHRTVVDNGGKIYDLTDKDYEPYVITDAVHIGWKGWTYIDERIVHHMKEK, encoded by the coding sequence ATGAAGCAAAAATTAAAACCATTTTTACCGATTATTATCAGCGGGGCAATATTTATAATTTTTGTATTGCTGCCATCAAGCTGGTTTACAGGGTTGGTCAATGATAAAACTTTGGTAGATAATCGCATGTCTTTAACAGACCAAGTATTGAAAGGAACACTGATACAAGATGAGTTGTTCCATCACAACAAACAATTCTATCCTATTTATGGCTCAAGTGAACTAGAAAAAGATGATCCGTTTAATCCAGCCATTGCTTTGAATAAACATAATTCTCCAAGACAGGCCTTCTTATTGGGTACTGGGGGTAATACTGATTTGGTGAATGGCGTGGAATTAGCATCTCAATACGACGATTTGAAAGGGAAGAAAATTGCATTCATCATTTCGCCGCAATGGTTTACTAACCATGGATTGACCAATCTGAACTTTGATGCGCGTATGTCTCAAAATCAAATTAATCAAATGTTTAATCAAAAAAATATGAGTGACGAATTAAAACAACGTTACGCTAAAAGATTATTGCAATTTAAAAACGTCCACAATAAAGATTTTTTAAGAGATGTGGCTAAAAATCACGGTAAAACAGATGGTAATTATATTTCTTCTTTTAAAGAAAATCAATTAACGAAAATAGAAGCGATTAAAAGTTTAATGAACTTCAAGAAGGTACCGTTAGAACATGTGAAGCCTGTAACGTCTAAAGATGCTTCATGGTCTGAAATGAGAGATGTTGCTGTCCAATATGGAGAAGCACATTCACAATCTAACAAATATCATATTCGTGATAAATATTGGAAATTGATTAAAGCACATAAACGCCGCATGAATCGAGACTATGAATTTAATATCAATTCGCCAGAATTTGCGGATTTAAAATTATTAGTACAGACGATGCATGAAGCAGGTGCAGATGTTGAATATATCAGTATTCCAGTTAATGGAAAATGGTATGACCATATCGGTGTTGATAAAGATAAACGCCAACCTGTATACGATAAAATTCATCGCACTGTTGTAGATAACGGCGGTAAGATTTACGATTTAACAGATAAAGATTATGAGCCTTATGTCATTACTGATGCTGTCCATATTGGATGGAAAGGCTGGACATATATTGATGAACGTATTGTTCACCATATGAAAGAAAAATAG
- the dltC gene encoding D-alanine--poly(phosphoribitol) ligase subunit 2 has protein sequence MEFREQVLDLLAEVAENDIVKENPDVEIFEEGIIDSFQTVGLLLEIQNKLGIEVSIMDFDRDEWATPNKIVEALEELR, from the coding sequence ATGGAATTTAGAGAACAAGTTTTAGATTTATTAGCAGAAGTTGCAGAAAACGATATTGTGAAAGAAAATCCTGATGTTGAAATTTTTGAGGAAGGTATCATCGATTCTTTCCAAACTGTAGGTTTATTATTGGAAATTCAAAATAAATTAGGTATCGAAGTATCTATCATGGACTTTGATCGTGACGAGTGGGCGACTCCTAATAAAATTGTTGAAGCTTTAGAAGAACTTAGATGA
- the dltB gene encoding D-alanyl-lipoteichoic acid biosynthesis protein DltB, with translation MTPYGTFTFFLIAFILLIPVIILGFLGKRSYIYNGISTAIMIVIIFSSDKLNFFGNKYLSVQLVSFIIYMLWQAALIMWYYYSRPKNNSFIKFFIVMALSILPLALVKIFSSSWLGGQQIQFHEHKLIEFIGFLGISYVTFKSVQLIMEIRDGSIKEIKIGKLFQFISFFPTISSGPIDRYKRFVKDDKKVPTGNEYRELILKAVHMIMLGFLYKYIIAYFVNQYGVMPLQMHLHGFVKYWLYMYAYSMYLFFDFAGYSLFAIAVSYIYGIKTPPNFNQPFKSRNIKDFWNRWHMTLSFWFRDCIYMRSLFFMSKKKLLKSQFAMSNIAFFLNFFIMGVWHGLEVYYIVYGLYHAALFIGYGYYERWRKKHPPRWQNGFTTALSVIVTFHFVTFGFLIFSGKLI, from the coding sequence ATGACACCATATGGCACATTTACCTTTTTCTTAATTGCTTTTATCTTGCTCATACCTGTTATTATATTAGGATTTTTAGGTAAGCGAAGCTATATTTATAACGGTATCAGCACAGCAATAATGATAGTTATTATTTTTTCATCCGATAAATTGAATTTTTTTGGCAATAAATATTTGAGTGTACAGCTAGTTAGTTTTATCATTTATATGCTATGGCAAGCAGCCTTGATTATGTGGTATTACTACTCACGTCCAAAAAACAATTCATTTATTAAATTCTTTATCGTGATGGCATTGTCTATCTTGCCACTTGCATTAGTAAAGATATTCTCAAGTTCATGGTTAGGCGGTCAACAAATCCAATTTCATGAGCACAAGTTAATTGAATTTATTGGTTTTCTAGGAATTTCCTACGTTACCTTTAAAAGTGTTCAGTTGATTATGGAAATTAGAGATGGGTCGATTAAAGAAATTAAAATAGGAAAACTCTTCCAATTTATTTCTTTCTTCCCAACGATTTCATCTGGTCCTATCGACCGTTACAAGCGTTTCGTAAAAGATGATAAAAAAGTTCCGACTGGAAATGAATATCGAGAGCTTATTTTAAAAGCAGTTCATATGATTATGCTCGGCTTCTTATATAAATATATTATCGCGTACTTTGTAAATCAATACGGTGTAATGCCATTGCAAATGCATCTTCATGGATTTGTTAAATATTGGTTATATATGTATGCCTATAGCATGTATTTATTCTTTGATTTTGCCGGATATAGTTTATTTGCGATAGCAGTGAGTTATATATATGGTATCAAGACACCGCCGAACTTCAATCAACCATTCAAGTCTAGAAATATTAAAGATTTCTGGAACAGATGGCACATGACATTATCATTCTGGTTCCGCGATTGTATTTATATGAGATCTTTATTCTTTATGTCTAAAAAGAAATTATTGAAAAGCCAATTCGCTATGTCTAATATCGCTTTCTTCCTGAACTTTTTCATCATGGGAGTTTGGCACGGATTAGAAGTGTATTACATTGTTTATGGACTCTACCATGCAGCCTTATTCATCGGCTATGGTTATTATGAACGTTGGCGCAAGAAACATCCGCCACGTTGGCAAAATGGTTTTACCACTGCATTAAGTGTTATTGTTACATTCCACTTTGTCACATTTGGATTCTTAATTTTTTCAGGAAAACTGATTTAA
- the dltA gene encoding D-alanine--poly(phosphoribitol) ligase subunit DltA, whose protein sequence is MKEIINVLKSIVKEKPDNIAVRHTDEILSYQELDDLSDRLAYLIKESQQPIVLYGHMSPYMIVGMIGAIKAGCGYVPIDTSVPDDRTAMIIEKATPEYILDVSQGSLDFQHGKVITIEDIQNTEVSEPIESRMSPEDVVYTIFTSGSTGEPKGVQIQYSSLIEFAEWMDSLNQLGEGQEWLNQAPFSFDLSVMAIYPCLFTGGTLNLVDKDMIKKPKLLNDMLQQTPINVWVSTPSFIEMCLLLPTLEEKQYPSLKQFFFCGEILPHRTAKALTERFPSAVIYNTYGPTEATVAVTSVQITPEILEQYNPLPVGQVRPGTTLSTTDEGELVISGNSVSAGYLKNEEKTKEVFNLKGDTRTYHSGDKAKFEDQQWFIQGRIDFQIKMNGYRMELEEIETILRQSEHVKEAIVVPIYKNGKVTQLIGAVVPSETVEDNAELSHAIKTDLKSSLPEYMIPRKFVWMDQLPLTSNGKIDRKKIAEELN, encoded by the coding sequence ATGAAAGAGATTATTAATGTATTAAAAAGCATTGTTAAAGAGAAACCTGACAATATTGCTGTAAGACACACAGACGAAATATTGTCTTACCAAGAGTTAGATGATTTATCAGATCGCCTTGCCTACTTGATTAAAGAAAGTCAGCAACCGATAGTCTTATACGGGCATATGTCTCCTTATATGATTGTCGGCATGATAGGGGCTATTAAAGCAGGTTGCGGTTATGTACCTATAGATACATCAGTGCCTGATGATCGTACAGCTATGATTATCGAAAAGGCGACACCAGAATACATTTTAGATGTAAGCCAAGGATCACTTGATTTTCAACATGGCAAAGTGATAACAATTGAAGATATCCAGAATACAGAAGTATCTGAACCAATTGAATCACGCATGTCACCAGAAGATGTTGTTTATACGATTTTTACTTCAGGTTCTACAGGAGAGCCAAAGGGTGTACAAATTCAATACAGCAGCCTAATTGAATTTGCAGAATGGATGGATTCATTGAATCAATTAGGAGAAGGGCAAGAATGGTTGAATCAAGCGCCGTTTTCATTTGATTTATCTGTAATGGCTATTTATCCTTGTCTCTTTACAGGTGGCACATTAAACCTCGTAGATAAAGATATGATCAAGAAACCGAAACTTTTAAATGATATGTTGCAACAGACACCGATAAACGTTTGGGTCTCTACACCTTCATTTATTGAAATGTGTTTATTGTTGCCGACTTTAGAAGAAAAACAATATCCAAGTTTGAAACAATTCTTCTTCTGTGGTGAAATTTTACCGCACAGAACAGCTAAAGCACTTACCGAGCGGTTTCCATCAGCAGTGATTTATAACACTTATGGACCGACTGAAGCCACTGTAGCTGTGACAAGTGTTCAAATCACACCAGAAATCTTGGAACAATACAATCCGCTTCCAGTAGGACAAGTAAGACCTGGAACAACTTTATCTACAACAGATGAAGGTGAACTTGTGATTTCAGGAAACAGTGTCAGTGCCGGTTATTTAAAAAATGAAGAAAAAACAAAAGAAGTATTCAACTTAAAAGGCGATACACGTACTTATCATTCAGGTGATAAGGCGAAATTCGAAGATCAACAATGGTTCATTCAAGGACGTATTGATTTTCAAATTAAAATGAACGGTTACCGCATGGAACTTGAAGAAATTGAAACTATTTTACGTCAATCAGAGCACGTAAAAGAAGCAATAGTGGTTCCTATTTATAAAAACGGTAAAGTCACACAATTGATTGGTGCAGTAGTACCATCAGAAACAGTAGAAGATAATGCAGAACTTTCACACGCAATCAAAACTGATTTAAAATCCAGCTTACCTGAATACATGATTCCAAGAAAATTTGTATGGATGGATCAGTTGCCATTAACTTCCAATGGTAAAATAGACCGTAAGAAAATAGCAGAGGAATTGAATTAA
- a CDS encoding teichoic acid D-Ala incorporation-associated protein DltX: MKTKEPETKLETFQKLKPYLLTALYLAIFITLYLIYGSGDTHNNFIYNEF; encoded by the coding sequence ATGAAAACCAAAGAACCCGAAACAAAATTAGAAACATTTCAAAAGTTAAAGCCATATCTATTAACTGCTCTTTATTTAGCGATATTCATTACTCTATACCTAATATACGGATCAGGAGACACGCATAATAACTTTATATACAATGAATTCTAA
- a CDS encoding 2-hydroxyacid dehydrogenase gives MTKVLVTRKVPERYIEQLKEFAEVKMWDEEFVPMPRKEFLEELKDADACFITLSEKVNEETLDAAPKLKIIANLAVGYDNIDIPLAEERGVTVTNTPEVLTETTAELGFTLMLATARRIVEAEQYIRDGKWKSWGPYLLAGKDVHGSKVGIFGMGDIGRAFARRLKGFEANVMYHNRSRHRIAEKELGVLYVSFDELLENSDFVICTAPLTPETKDKFNRAAFKKMRDDAIFINIGRGATVVEEDLIQALEEGEIAGAGLDVFREEPIAPDHPLLKLSNAVVLPHIGSASVVTRDRMIQLSVNNVKAVLQGHPPITPVTDK, from the coding sequence ATGACCAAAGTGTTAGTGACACGGAAAGTACCAGAACGTTATATAGAACAGTTGAAAGAATTTGCGGAAGTTAAAATGTGGGACGAAGAATTTGTTCCGATGCCTCGCAAAGAATTCTTGGAAGAGTTGAAAGATGCAGATGCGTGCTTCATTACTTTAAGTGAGAAAGTCAACGAAGAAACATTAGATGCCGCACCTAAATTGAAAATTATTGCCAATTTAGCTGTAGGCTATGACAATATTGATATTCCATTAGCTGAAGAACGTGGAGTAACGGTTACAAATACGCCGGAAGTATTAACCGAAACGACAGCAGAGCTTGGATTTACTTTGATGCTTGCAACAGCACGCAGAATTGTTGAAGCAGAACAATATATCCGAGACGGCAAATGGAAAAGTTGGGGTCCTTATCTTCTTGCTGGAAAAGATGTTCACGGTTCTAAAGTCGGAATATTCGGTATGGGCGATATAGGCAGAGCATTTGCACGACGTCTGAAAGGTTTCGAAGCGAATGTAATGTATCATAACCGCAGCCGTCATCGTATCGCCGAGAAAGAACTAGGAGTATTATATGTCAGCTTTGATGAATTGCTCGAAAACAGCGATTTCGTAATCTGTACTGCGCCACTAACGCCCGAAACGAAAGATAAATTCAATCGTGCAGCATTTAAGAAGATGCGTGATGACGCCATTTTTATCAATATCGGACGCGGCGCTACAGTTGTAGAAGAAGATTTGATTCAAGCGTTAGAAGAGGGCGAGATTGCAGGTGCTGGTTTAGATGTATTCAGAGAAGAACCGATTGCACCAGATCATCCTTTACTAAAATTATCTAACGCAGTGGTATTACCGCACATCGGCAGTGCTTCTGTCGTAACAAGAGATAGAATGATTCAGCTATCTGTTAATAATGTGAAAGCTGTGTTGCAAGGACACCCGCCTATCACACCTGTAACAGATAAATAG
- a CDS encoding TIGR01457 family HAD-type hydrolase, which yields MKQYKGYLIDLDGTMYKGSDEIDGAKQFIDYLNEHNIPHLFVTNNSTKVPSDVVKKLAGFGIEAKPEEVITSALATAGYIKKENPKASIYVIGEGGIRTALLDAGLTLIDDTHVDYVVVGLDTKVDYDKFAQATLGVRNGAKFISTNQDISIPNERGLLPGNGSITSVVTVSTQVQPTFIGKPQPIIMDMAMEIMKLPKDEVAMVGDLYETDIMSGINAGIDTIHVQTGVTSKEELAQKETQPTYTFKDLNEVLNELEG from the coding sequence ATGAAACAATATAAAGGCTATTTGATTGATTTAGATGGGACAATGTATAAAGGTTCTGATGAAATTGATGGGGCGAAACAATTTATTGATTACTTAAACGAACACAATATTCCTCATCTTTTTGTGACGAATAATTCAACTAAAGTTCCAAGTGATGTAGTGAAAAAATTAGCAGGTTTCGGTATTGAAGCGAAGCCGGAAGAAGTGATTACTTCAGCATTAGCAACTGCAGGATATATTAAAAAGGAAAATCCTAAAGCTTCTATTTATGTTATCGGAGAAGGCGGTATCCGTACAGCTTTATTAGATGCAGGCCTTACTTTGATTGATGATACACATGTCGACTATGTAGTAGTAGGATTAGATACGAAAGTAGATTATGATAAATTTGCACAAGCGACATTAGGCGTACGCAATGGAGCTAAATTCATTTCTACTAACCAAGATATCTCAATCCCGAATGAACGCGGTTTACTCCCAGGCAATGGGTCTATTACAAGTGTAGTTACTGTATCTACTCAAGTGCAGCCGACATTTATCGGCAAACCGCAACCTATTATTATGGATATGGCGATGGAAATTATGAAATTGCCGAAAGACGAAGTAGCTATGGTCGGCGATTTATATGAAACAGATATTATGTCCGGTATCAACGCAGGTATTGACACGATTCATGTACAAACAGGTGTAACAAGCAAAGAAGAACTAGCACAAAAAGAAACACAACCAACTTATACATTCAAAGATTTGAATGAGGTGCTAAATGAATTAGAAGGGTAG
- the hepT gene encoding type VII toxin-antitoxin system HepT family RNase toxin, with protein MYFVDKEKLELKLNYLKQLTEDYPEQKENHYAFERIAQMLIESSVDIGNMIIDGFVLRDPGNYKDVIDILELEKVISPKTKEGINQTVEVRKRFVHQYDQLDSEDLIPLFDASLEDYRNFIDEVIHFLNNENVPVTAFGKGEH; from the coding sequence ATGTATTTTGTGGATAAAGAGAAATTAGAACTTAAATTAAATTATTTAAAACAATTAACAGAAGATTACCCAGAACAAAAAGAAAATCATTATGCATTTGAAAGAATTGCTCAAATGTTGATTGAGTCTTCTGTAGATATCGGAAATATGATTATTGATGGTTTTGTTTTAAGAGATCCTGGCAATTATAAAGATGTCATTGATATTCTTGAATTAGAAAAAGTGATTTCTCCAAAAACAAAAGAAGGAATAAACCAAACTGTAGAGGTACGTAAACGTTTTGTACATCAATATGATCAGTTGGATTCTGAAGATTTAATTCCTTTGTTTGATGCATCACTTGAAGATTATCGTAATTTTATTGATGAAGTCATTCATTTTTTAAATAATGAAAATGTGCCTGTGACAGCATTTGGAAAAGGAGAGCATTAA
- a CDS encoding DUF3055 domain-containing protein produces the protein MIDMFLYDDNEEADVQYVGMVGEESRYDLMMFQTNRHYGKVLVLNMQTNKFGIIGPDDLAEDGYVAYVLGVSDAEGEELTEYLKDVIPSGTFDSGEY, from the coding sequence ATGATAGATATGTTTTTATATGATGATAACGAAGAAGCTGATGTCCAGTATGTAGGCATGGTTGGAGAAGAAAGCCGTTACGATTTAATGATGTTTCAAACTAATCGCCACTATGGCAAAGTTTTAGTATTAAATATGCAAACCAATAAATTCGGTATTATCGGACCGGATGATTTAGCTGAAGATGGATATGTCGCTTATGTATTAGGCGTCAGTGATGCTGAAGGTGAAGAACTCACTGAATACTTAAAGGATGTTATACCTAGCGGGACTTTTGATAGCGGGGAATATTAA
- a CDS encoding YutD family protein: protein MIKAGDKYFELIEEYRDCFDEEQFASRYSEILDKYDYVVGDYGYEQLRLKGFYRDSNKKAEISKRFSTIQDYLLEYCNFGCAYFVLRRIPERELKQLRESEEEQLVDDPSDKLHDVKIEPSIPKEQESKQ, encoded by the coding sequence ATGATTAAAGCAGGAGATAAATACTTTGAATTAATAGAAGAATATCGTGATTGCTTTGATGAAGAGCAATTTGCAAGCCGTTATTCTGAAATTCTAGATAAATATGATTATGTAGTTGGAGATTACGGTTATGAACAGTTACGTTTAAAGGGTTTTTATAGAGATTCAAATAAAAAAGCAGAAATCAGCAAACGTTTTTCAACTATCCAAGATTATTTATTAGAGTATTGTAATTTTGGTTGTGCTTATTTCGTGTTAAGACGTATACCCGAAAGAGAGCTAAAGCAATTACGTGAATCAGAAGAGGAACAATTGGTTGATGATCCATCCGATAAATTACATGATGTGAAAATTGAACCGAGCATTCCGAAAGAACAAGAATCGAAGCAATAA
- the lipA gene encoding lipoyl synthase, whose product MATKNEEILRKPDWLKIKLNTNENYTGLKKMMREKNLHTVCEEAKCPNIHECWGARRTATFMILGAVCTRACRFCAVKTGLPNELDLGEPERVAESVELMNLKHVVITAVARDDLRDAGSNVYAETVRKVRERNPYTTIEILPSDMGGDYDALETLMASKPDILNHNIETVRRLTPRVRARATYDRTLEFLRRSKELQPDIPTKSSIMVGLGETIEELHETMDDLRAVDVDILTIGQYLQPSRKHLKVQKYYSPLEFGKLRKVAMDKGFKHCQAGPLVRSSYHADEQVNEAAKERQRIGDEKLEAAKNEG is encoded by the coding sequence ATGGCTACAAAAAATGAAGAGATTTTACGTAAACCAGATTGGTTGAAGATTAAGCTGAACACGAACGAAAACTATACCGGTCTGAAGAAGATGATGCGTGAGAAGAATTTACACACTGTTTGCGAAGAAGCAAAGTGTCCGAATATACATGAATGCTGGGGCGCACGCCGTACAGCTACGTTTATGATTTTAGGAGCGGTATGTACACGTGCTTGCCGTTTCTGTGCAGTTAAGACAGGTTTACCGAACGAATTAGATTTAGGAGAACCAGAACGTGTTGCTGAATCAGTTGAGTTGATGAATTTGAAACACGTTGTTATCACGGCTGTGGCACGTGATGATTTAAGAGATGCAGGTTCAAATGTGTATGCTGAAACTGTCAGAAAAGTAAGAGAGCGTAACCCTTATACTACTATTGAAATCTTGCCTTCTGACATGGGCGGAGATTATGACGCGCTTGAAACTTTAATGGCATCTAAACCAGATATTTTGAACCATAATATTGAAACAGTACGTCGCTTGACTCCAAGAGTTCGTGCACGTGCAACTTATGATCGTACATTAGAATTCTTAAGACGTTCTAAAGAATTGCAACCGGATATTCCTACTAAATCAAGTATCATGGTAGGTTTAGGAGAAACAATCGAAGAACTTCACGAAACAATGGACGACTTACGTGCTGTAGACGTTGATATTTTGACAATTGGTCAATATTTACAACCTTCTCGTAAGCACTTGAAAGTTCAAAAATATTATTCTCCATTAGAATTCGGTAAATTGAGAAAAGTAGCAATGGACAAAGGATTCAAACATTGTCAAGCTGGTCCGTTAGTCCGCAGTTCTTATCATGCTGATGAGCAAGTTAATGAAGCGGCTAAGGAAAGACAACGTATTGGCGACGAAAAATTAGAAGCAGCTAAAAATGAAGGGTAA